The nucleotide sequence CCAGCGCCTACGGTGCGGCCGCCTTCGCGGATAGCAAAGCGCAGACCTTCCTCCATCGCAATCGGAGTGATCAGTTCGCAGCTGAGTCTAGTGTTGTCACCAG is from Bacillota bacterium and encodes:
- the tuf gene encoding elongation factor Tu (EF-Tu; promotes GTP-dependent binding of aminoacyl-tRNA to the A-site of ribosomes during protein biosynthesis; when the tRNA anticodon matches the mRNA codon, GTP hydrolysis results; the inactive EF-Tu-GDP leaves the ribosome and release of GDP is promoted by elongation factor Ts; many prokaryotes have two copies of the gene encoding EF-Tu) yields the protein GDNTRLSCELITPIAMEEGLRFAIREGGRTVGAGVVTKILK